The Poecilia reticulata strain Guanapo unplaced genomic scaffold, Guppy_female_1.0+MT scaffold_463, whole genome shotgun sequence sequence AAAATCCTGGCTAAATCAACAGCCAACAGATGGCATTGCAGAACGATGTGTCCTCGCAATAACAACCAGCGTGAATGAAATTGcttcttcaataaaaacaaaggtgCACTACCTTGCTCTGTCCGTACTGTCCGTACTGGTAGCTGGGGTGGTGGTCGACGGCGTAGGCTGGGGAGGTATAAGAAGGTGGGCAGTAAGACTGGGTACTTGGCAGGGTGGGCATGCTGCTCAGGCTTGGAAGGGCCTCCAAGCGCTGAGAGCCGTGACAGCTAGCAGCCATGGCCCCGTTAGGCTCGAGGCCTCCTGTGAGAGGGGAGAGGGCAAAGTCACTCTGGGA is a genomic window containing:
- the LOC108166041 gene encoding paired box protein Pax-3-like; its protein translation is MGLLNPSGVPHQSQSDFALSPLTGGLEPNGAMAASCHGSQRLEALPSLSSMPTLPSTQSYCPPSYTSPAYAVDHHPSYQYGQYGQSKVPFII